The following are encoded together in the Bradyrhizobium genosp. L genome:
- the hisA gene encoding 1-(5-phosphoribosyl)-5-[(5-phosphoribosylamino)methylideneamino]imidazole-4-carboxamide isomerase translates to MILFPAVDLKNGQCVRLEQGDMARATVFNLDPAAQARAFAAQGFEYLHIVDLDGAFAGKPMNAQAVEAMLNAVTMPVQLGGGIRDLKTIEAWLDKGITRVIIGTAAVRDPELVKGAAKKFPGRVAVGLDARDGKVAVEGWAETSHVTALEIAQRFEDAGVTAIIFTDIARDGLLKGLNLDATIALAERISIPVIASGGFASIDDVKALLEPRAKKLAGAIVGRALYDGRLDPAAALKLIRSAA, encoded by the coding sequence GTGATCCTCTTTCCAGCGGTTGACCTGAAGAACGGCCAGTGCGTGCGCCTCGAGCAGGGCGACATGGCGCGCGCCACCGTGTTCAATCTCGATCCGGCGGCGCAGGCCCGCGCCTTCGCCGCGCAGGGATTCGAATATCTCCATATTGTCGACCTCGACGGCGCTTTCGCCGGCAAGCCGATGAACGCGCAGGCGGTCGAGGCGATGCTCAACGCCGTCACCATGCCCGTTCAGCTCGGCGGCGGTATCCGCGACCTCAAGACCATCGAGGCCTGGCTCGACAAGGGCATCACGCGCGTCATCATCGGGACCGCCGCGGTGCGCGATCCGGAACTGGTGAAGGGCGCGGCGAAGAAATTCCCCGGCCGCGTCGCGGTCGGGCTCGATGCCCGCGACGGCAAGGTCGCGGTCGAGGGCTGGGCCGAGACCTCGCACGTCACCGCGCTCGAGATCGCGCAACGTTTTGAAGATGCCGGTGTCACCGCGATCATCTTCACCGATATCGCCCGCGATGGCCTGCTCAAGGGCCTCAATCTAGATGCCACGATCGCCTTGGCCGAGCGCATCTCGATTCCGGTGATCGCCTCCGGCGGCTTCGCCTCGATCGACGACGTCAAGGCCTTGCTGGAGCCGCGCGCGAAGAAGCTCGCTGGCGCCATCGTCGGCCGCGCGCTCTACGACGGCCGGCTCGATCCGGCCGCCGCGCTCAAGCTGATCCGTAGCGCGGCCTAG
- the hisH gene encoding imidazole glycerol phosphate synthase subunit HisH, whose amino-acid sequence MTVAIIDYGSGNLHSAAKAFERAARSMEDPQAIKVTRDPDAVYRADRIVLPGVGAFADCRRGVDAVDGMLEALTEAVRVKARPFFGICVGMQLMATRGKEHVITEGFDWIGGDVVKIEPRDENLKVPHMGWNTLDPVREHPVLERLPLGPKGRHAYFVHSYHLNAANEADVLARADYGGPVTAIVGKDTAIGTQFHPEKSQRFGLALISNFLKWKP is encoded by the coding sequence ATGACCGTTGCCATCATCGATTACGGCTCCGGCAATCTGCATTCGGCGGCAAAAGCCTTCGAGCGCGCCGCGCGCAGCATGGAAGATCCGCAGGCCATCAAGGTGACGCGCGATCCTGATGCGGTGTATCGCGCCGATCGCATCGTGCTGCCCGGCGTCGGCGCCTTTGCCGATTGCCGCCGCGGCGTCGATGCGGTCGACGGCATGCTGGAGGCGCTCACCGAAGCGGTCAGGGTCAAGGCACGGCCGTTCTTCGGCATCTGCGTCGGCATGCAGCTGATGGCGACGCGCGGCAAGGAGCATGTCATCACCGAAGGCTTCGACTGGATCGGCGGTGACGTCGTGAAGATCGAACCGCGCGACGAAAACCTCAAGGTCCCGCACATGGGGTGGAATACGCTCGATCCCGTCCGCGAGCACCCGGTGCTGGAGCGGCTGCCGCTCGGGCCGAAGGGCCGCCACGCCTATTTCGTGCACTCCTATCACCTCAACGCCGCCAATGAGGCGGACGTGCTGGCGCGCGCCGACTATGGCGGGCCGGTGACTGCGATCGTCGGGAAGGACACCGCGATCGGCACCCAGTTTCACCCCGAGAAGAGCCAGCGTTTCGGCTTGGCCCTGATCTCGAACTTCTTGAAGTGGAAGCCGTGA
- a CDS encoding DUF2628 domain-containing protein: protein MPVYTVHAPLGNGADLAATDKFAFVRDGFHFWAAVTGVIWLAWHRLWLALLGWLVLTFAVDFALVKLGLGGGAVFLVDLVLMLLLGFEAASLQRWTLSRRKWRQLDIVVADDEEAAERRFFDRWTARHRGVVNDQWSVDRGAPPPTRNVPGQPFSKAPPLPQGGIIGLFPEPGGSR, encoded by the coding sequence ATGCCGGTCTACACAGTGCATGCCCCCTTGGGGAACGGCGCCGATCTCGCGGCGACCGACAAATTCGCTTTCGTACGTGACGGCTTCCATTTCTGGGCCGCGGTGACCGGCGTGATCTGGCTCGCCTGGCACCGGCTCTGGCTGGCGCTGCTCGGCTGGCTCGTCCTCACCTTCGCGGTCGACTTCGCACTGGTGAAGCTCGGCCTTGGCGGTGGAGCGGTTTTCCTCGTCGACCTCGTGCTGATGCTGTTGCTCGGGTTCGAGGCCGCGAGCCTGCAGCGCTGGACGTTGTCGCGGCGCAAATGGCGCCAGCTCGACATCGTCGTGGCCGATGACGAGGAAGCCGCCGAGCGCCGCTTCTTCGATCGCTGGACCGCACGTCACCGCGGCGTCGTCAACGACCAATGGTCGGTCGATCGCGGCGCGCCGCCGCCGACCCGAAATGTTCCGGGCCAACCGTTCTCGAAGGCCCCGCCGCTGCCGCAAGGCGGCATCATCGGATTGTTTCCAGAGCCAGGAGGATCGCGATGA
- the hisB gene encoding imidazoleglycerol-phosphate dehydratase HisB: MRTATIKRKTKETDIEVTVNLDGKGVSTVSTGIGFFDHMLDLLARHSRIDITVKADGDLHVDYHHTTEDVGIALGQAVKQALGNMAGITRYASIHMPMDETLSRIVIDISGRPVLVFKADFPRDKIGEFDTELVREWFNAFAMNAGVTLHVETLYGENSHHIAESCFKGLARALRTAVAIDPRAQGEVPSTKGQLGG, from the coding sequence ATGCGCACGGCGACCATCAAGCGCAAGACCAAGGAGACCGACATCGAGGTGACGGTCAACCTCGACGGGAAGGGCGTATCCACGGTTTCGACCGGGATCGGCTTCTTCGATCATATGCTCGATCTCCTGGCCCGGCATTCCCGCATCGACATCACGGTGAAGGCGGATGGCGATCTCCATGTCGATTACCACCACACCACCGAAGACGTCGGAATTGCGCTCGGCCAGGCCGTGAAGCAGGCGCTCGGCAACATGGCCGGCATCACCCGTTACGCCTCGATCCACATGCCGATGGACGAGACGCTGTCGCGGATCGTGATCGACATTTCGGGGCGTCCGGTGCTGGTGTTCAAGGCCGACTTCCCGCGCGACAAGATCGGCGAGTTCGACACCGAGCTGGTGCGCGAGTGGTTCAACGCCTTTGCGATGAACGCCGGCGTGACTCTCCACGTCGAGACCCTATATGGCGAGAACAGCCATCATATCGCCGAATCCTGCTTCAAGGGTCTGGCGAGGGCGCTCCGGACGGCGGTCGCGATCGATCCGCGCGCCCAGGGCGAAGTGCCCTCGACGAAGGGTCAGCTCGGCGGCTGA